In Prescottella soli, a genomic segment contains:
- the rplK gene encoding 50S ribosomal protein L11 yields the protein MPPKKKKLAGLIKLQIQAGQANPAPPVGPALGQHGVNIMEFCKAYNAATESQRGNVIPVEISVYEDRTFDFKLKTPPAAKLLLKAAGVQKGSGEPHKTKVATVTMDQVREIAKTKQEDLNANDIDAAAKIIAGTARSMGITVEG from the coding sequence ATGCCCCCCAAGAAGAAGAAGCTCGCAGGGCTGATCAAGCTTCAGATCCAGGCTGGTCAGGCCAACCCTGCACCGCCCGTGGGTCCCGCGCTCGGTCAGCACGGCGTGAACATCATGGAGTTCTGCAAGGCTTACAACGCGGCGACTGAGTCCCAGCGCGGCAACGTGATCCCTGTCGAGATCTCCGTCTACGAAGACCGGACCTTCGACTTCAAGCTGAAGACCCCTCCGGCCGCCAAGCTGCTGCTCAAGGCTGCTGGTGTGCAGAAGGGCTCCGGCGAGCCGCACAAGACCAAGGTCGCGACCGTGACCATGGATCAGGTGCGCGAGATCGCGAAGACCAAGCAGGAAGACCTCAACGCGAACGACATCGACGCGGCCGCGAAGATCATCGCCGGCACCGCGCGCTCGATGGGTATCACCGTCGAGGGTTAA
- a CDS encoding MFS transporter — protein MTLMTPAATADGLGRRRRFLALAVICLAELLVVLDNTIVNVALPSIGVQLRTDVSGLQWVVDAYTLTFAGLLLACGNLGDRHGRRRVMTIGLVGVALMSVVGASATSLGQVIAARAAMGVFAAAVFPATLALIINIFTDVRERALAIAAWTAMAGFAIAIGPVSGGWLLEHFSWHAVFWINVPVALVALVATLLLVPESKSSSVGRLDVVGIVASVVGITGLVWAIIEAPRHGWLSAVTLGTVAASIVVLVSFVVWELRAPAPILDMRLFRVRRFSLPALAIAVSYFSMFGFLFLITQYFQGVREYTPLEFGIASLPFAISVAVGAPIATLLAQRIGTTAVLVFGLLLTGLGLYLGGQVDIDSNYLTDVLPSMVSMALGLAIVQGPATESIMSSLPLDEAGAGSAVNDTTREVGGTLGVAVLGSIVASYYVGKISPIIDNVPASLMNDDEKSFARATILSVLEIRNRELPSMLEPQREHLITTMKTAVLQGAHAASLVSAGAVVLCAVVVAVLLPWAPAAGRGAMLAWRREQD, from the coding sequence ATGACTCTCATGACCCCCGCCGCGACCGCCGACGGTCTCGGACGCCGGCGCAGATTCCTCGCACTCGCGGTGATCTGCCTCGCCGAACTTCTCGTCGTTCTCGACAACACGATCGTCAACGTCGCGTTGCCGTCGATCGGGGTCCAGCTCCGCACCGACGTCAGCGGACTCCAGTGGGTGGTCGACGCCTACACGCTCACCTTCGCCGGCCTGCTCCTCGCGTGCGGCAACCTGGGCGACCGGCACGGCCGACGCCGAGTCATGACGATCGGTCTCGTCGGCGTCGCGCTGATGTCCGTCGTCGGGGCGTCCGCCACGTCGCTCGGACAGGTGATCGCGGCCCGCGCGGCGATGGGTGTGTTCGCCGCAGCCGTCTTCCCGGCGACGCTCGCCCTGATCATCAACATCTTCACCGACGTCCGCGAGAGGGCACTCGCGATCGCGGCATGGACGGCGATGGCCGGATTCGCCATCGCGATCGGACCCGTCTCGGGCGGCTGGCTCCTCGAACACTTCTCATGGCACGCGGTGTTCTGGATCAACGTCCCCGTCGCCCTGGTCGCGCTCGTGGCGACGCTGCTGCTGGTTCCGGAATCGAAGTCCTCGTCCGTCGGCCGCCTCGACGTCGTCGGCATCGTGGCCTCCGTCGTCGGCATCACCGGACTGGTGTGGGCGATCATCGAGGCGCCCCGTCACGGCTGGCTCTCCGCCGTCACCCTCGGCACCGTCGCGGCGTCGATCGTCGTCCTCGTGAGTTTCGTGGTGTGGGAACTGCGCGCCCCCGCGCCGATCCTCGACATGCGGCTGTTCCGGGTCCGGCGGTTCTCGCTTCCGGCCCTCGCGATCGCTGTCTCCTACTTCTCGATGTTCGGGTTCCTGTTCCTCATCACGCAGTACTTCCAGGGCGTGCGCGAGTACACGCCGCTCGAGTTCGGGATCGCGTCGCTGCCGTTCGCGATCTCCGTCGCGGTGGGCGCGCCGATCGCGACGCTGTTGGCCCAGCGGATCGGAACGACGGCCGTCCTCGTCTTCGGCCTGCTCCTGACCGGCCTAGGGCTGTATCTCGGCGGTCAGGTCGACATCGACAGCAACTACCTCACCGACGTTCTGCCGTCGATGGTGTCGATGGCGCTCGGGCTGGCGATCGTCCAGGGACCGGCCACCGAGTCGATCATGTCGTCGCTGCCGCTCGACGAGGCCGGCGCCGGCTCGGCGGTCAACGACACCACCAGAGAGGTGGGCGGAACCCTCGGCGTCGCCGTCCTCGGATCGATCGTCGCGTCGTACTACGTCGGGAAGATCTCCCCGATCATCGACAACGTCCCCGCTTCCCTCATGAACGACGACGAGAAGAGCTTCGCGCGCGCCACGATCCTCAGTGTGCTCGAGATCCGGAACAGGGAACTCCCCTCGATGCTCGAACCGCAGCGTGAGCACCTCATCACGACGATGAAGACCGCGGTTCTGCAGGGAGCGCATGCAGCGTCGCTCGTCTCGGCGGGCGCCGTCGTGCTGTGTGCGGTCGTCGTCGCCGTCCTCCTGCCGTGGGCGCCCGCCGCGGGCCGCGGGGCGATGCTCGCGTGGCGGCGCGAACAGGACTGA
- the hadB gene encoding (3R)-hydroxyacyl-ACP dehydratase subunit HadB, translating to MSLRRFEDVAVGEELPERVVTLTRGNLVNYAGVSGDPNPIHWSDHVARLAGLPDVVAHGMLTMGLGGGFVSSWLGDPGAVTEYNVRFTSPVYVAADKAAEVEFTGKVKSVDAESKTAVVAIVARSEGRKIFGRATATVRLA from the coding sequence ATGTCGCTCCGTAGGTTCGAGGACGTCGCCGTCGGCGAAGAACTGCCCGAGCGCGTCGTCACCCTGACTCGTGGCAATCTCGTCAACTACGCCGGCGTGTCGGGCGATCCCAACCCGATCCACTGGAGCGATCACGTTGCCCGACTGGCCGGCCTGCCGGACGTCGTGGCACACGGGATGCTCACGATGGGTCTGGGCGGCGGATTCGTCTCGTCCTGGCTCGGCGATCCGGGTGCCGTGACCGAATACAACGTTCGGTTCACCAGTCCGGTGTATGTGGCGGCCGACAAGGCTGCCGAAGTGGAGTTCACCGGCAAGGTCAAGTCGGTGGACGCCGAAAGCAAGACCGCAGTAGTCGCGATCGTGGCACGATCCGAGGGTCGGAAGATCTTCGGGCGGGCCACCGCAACAGTCCGTTTGGCCTGA
- the rpmG gene encoding 50S ribosomal protein L33: protein MASSTDVRPKITLACEVCKHRNYITKKNRRNDPDRLELKKFCPNCGTHQAHRESK from the coding sequence GTGGCCTCCTCGACTGACGTTCGGCCGAAGATCACCTTGGCCTGTGAGGTGTGCAAGCACCGTAACTACATCACCAAGAAGAACCGCCGCAACGATCCCGATCGCCTCGAGCTGAAGAAGTTCTGCCCGAACTGCGGAACTCACCAGGCGCATCGCGAGTCCAAGTAA
- the rplA gene encoding 50S ribosomal protein L1: MAKRSKAYLAAAEKIDADQLYSPLQAAKLAKETSSAKMDATVEVAVRLGVDPRKADQMVRGTVNLPHGTGKTARVIVFAVGEKAAEAEAAGADAVGSEDLIERIQGGWTDFDAAIATPDQMAKVGRIARVLGPRGLMPNPKTGTVTPDVAKAVADIKGGKINFRVDKQANLHFVIGKASFDEAKLVENYGAALDEILRAKPSSAKGRYVKKVTVSTTTGPGIPVDPNRTRNLLEDGE; encoded by the coding sequence ATGGCAAAGCGCAGCAAGGCATACCTCGCCGCCGCTGAGAAGATCGACGCGGACCAGCTTTACAGCCCCCTGCAGGCTGCGAAGCTGGCCAAGGAGACCTCGTCGGCCAAGATGGACGCGACCGTCGAGGTTGCAGTCCGTCTGGGCGTCGACCCCCGCAAGGCGGACCAGATGGTTCGCGGCACGGTCAACCTGCCGCACGGCACCGGTAAGACCGCCCGCGTCATCGTCTTCGCCGTGGGCGAGAAGGCCGCCGAGGCCGAGGCCGCCGGTGCGGACGCCGTCGGCTCCGAGGATCTGATCGAGCGCATCCAGGGCGGTTGGACCGACTTCGACGCCGCGATCGCCACCCCTGACCAGATGGCCAAGGTCGGCCGCATCGCCCGCGTCCTCGGACCGCGTGGCCTGATGCCGAACCCGAAGACCGGCACCGTTACGCCGGACGTCGCGAAGGCTGTCGCGGACATCAAGGGCGGCAAGATCAACTTCCGCGTCGACAAGCAGGCCAACCTGCACTTCGTGATCGGCAAGGCGTCGTTCGACGAGGCCAAGCTGGTCGAGAACTACGGCGCAGCGCTGGACGAGATCCTGCGTGCCAAGCCGTCGTCGGCGAAGGGCCGCTACGTCAAGAAGGTCACGGTTTCGACCACCACCGGACCGGGCATCCCGGTGGACCCGAACCGTACCCGCAACCTCCTCGAGGACGGCGAGTAA
- the rplL gene encoding 50S ribosomal protein L7/L12, with product MAKLTTEELLDQFKELTLLELSEFVKAFEETFEVTAAAPVAVAVAGAPAAAEAAEEQDEFDVILESAGDKKIQVIKVVREVVSGLGLKEAKDLVEGAPKPILEKVAKDAADAAKEKLEAAGAKITVK from the coding sequence ATGGCGAAGCTCACCACCGAAGAGTTGCTGGACCAGTTCAAGGAGCTGACCCTGCTCGAGCTCTCGGAGTTCGTGAAGGCGTTCGAGGAGACCTTCGAGGTCACCGCTGCTGCTCCGGTCGCCGTTGCCGTTGCCGGCGCCCCGGCTGCCGCTGAGGCTGCTGAGGAGCAGGACGAGTTCGACGTCATCCTCGAGTCGGCTGGCGACAAGAAGATCCAGGTCATCAAGGTCGTCCGTGAGGTCGTCTCCGGCCTGGGCCTGAAGGAAGCCAAGGACCTCGTCGAGGGTGCTCCGAAGCCGATCCTGGAGAAGGTCGCCAAGGACGCAGCTGACGCTGCCAAGGAGAAGCTCGAGGCTGCCGGCGCGAAGATCACCGTCAAGTAA
- a CDS encoding MlaE family ABC transporter permease — translation MGGTRTSMMKPVTGALTQAGNIVQLFVDVVRNTFKRPFQFKEFIEQAWFIASVTILPTALVAIPFGAVVSLQTGSLIKQLGAEAFTGAASVLAVIQQGSPIVTALLIAGAAGSAVTADLGSRTIREEIDAMEVLGINPIQRLVVPRVLAMVLVAVLLNGLVSVVGIAGGYFFNVILQGGTPGAYLASFSALAQLPDLYIAEVKAAIFGVIAGVIAAYKGLTPKGGPKGVGEAVNQAVVITFLVLFFANLILTTVYLQVVPAKGA, via the coding sequence ATGGGGGGCACCCGCACTTCGATGATGAAGCCGGTCACCGGAGCGTTGACTCAGGCCGGCAACATCGTCCAACTGTTCGTCGACGTCGTACGTAACACGTTCAAGCGGCCGTTCCAGTTCAAGGAGTTCATCGAACAGGCGTGGTTCATCGCGAGCGTGACGATCCTGCCGACCGCGCTCGTCGCGATCCCGTTCGGTGCGGTCGTGTCGTTGCAGACCGGGTCGCTGATCAAGCAGTTGGGTGCGGAAGCGTTCACGGGTGCCGCCAGCGTCCTCGCCGTGATCCAGCAGGGCAGTCCGATCGTGACGGCTCTGTTGATCGCGGGCGCCGCGGGTTCCGCGGTCACCGCCGATCTCGGTTCGCGGACGATCCGCGAGGAGATCGACGCGATGGAGGTCCTCGGCATCAATCCGATCCAGCGACTGGTCGTTCCGCGGGTCCTGGCGATGGTGCTGGTCGCGGTGCTCCTCAACGGGCTGGTCTCGGTCGTCGGCATCGCGGGCGGCTACTTCTTCAACGTCATCCTCCAGGGCGGCACCCCCGGCGCCTACCTCGCGTCGTTCTCGGCGCTCGCGCAGCTGCCCGACCTGTACATCGCCGAGGTCAAGGCGGCGATCTTCGGCGTCATCGCGGGTGTCATCGCGGCCTACAAGGGACTCACGCCCAAGGGCGGACCCAAGGGCGTCGGCGAGGCAGTCAACCAGGCCGTCGTCATCACGTTCCTGGTGTTGTTCTTCGCGAACCTCATCCTGACCACCGTGTACCTGCAGGTCGTCCCGGCGAAGGGAGCATGA
- the secE gene encoding preprotein translocase subunit SecE — protein sequence MSEERGKRDDGTPESADSGLVDESTVSDQPANGQVTAEESPTSAAPAGKPSGKRAARRGGTDTAEPVETVKPAVAASSTKSTKSRSASSAESKSGDNKPRKADKPRTENIFKRLRRFLREVIAELRKVIWPNRKQMITYTSVVLVFVAFMVTFISLLDLGFIKGVSWLFG from the coding sequence GTGAGCGAGGAGCGCGGTAAGCGCGACGACGGCACGCCCGAGTCTGCGGACTCCGGCCTTGTCGACGAATCGACCGTTTCCGACCAGCCAGCGAACGGCCAGGTCACTGCTGAAGAGAGCCCCACGAGTGCGGCCCCAGCAGGAAAGCCAAGCGGCAAGCGCGCTGCGCGCCGCGGTGGCACCGACACTGCAGAGCCCGTCGAGACGGTGAAGCCGGCGGTCGCCGCTTCCTCCACCAAGTCGACCAAGTCACGCTCCGCGTCCTCTGCCGAGTCGAAGTCGGGCGACAACAAGCCGCGCAAGGCGGACAAGCCCCGCACGGAGAACATCTTCAAGCGGCTTCGTCGCTTCCTGCGCGAAGTGATTGCCGAGCTCCGTAAGGTCATCTGGCCCAATCGTAAGCAGATGATCACTTACACCAGTGTGGTGCTCGTGTTCGTCGCCTTCATGGTGACGTTCATCAGTCTCCTCGACCTTGGATTCATCAAGGGCGTCAGCTGGCTGTTCGGCTAA
- a CDS encoding ABC transporter ATP-binding protein, producing MVGVEVAVEGLTKSFGSQKIWQDVTLTLPAGEVSALLGPSGTGKSVFLKSLIGLLRPEEGSIVIDGTDILQCSSRELYEIRKLFGVLFQDGALFGSMNLYDNVAFPLREHTKKTESEIRKIVMEKLELNGLVGAEGKLPGEISGGMRKRAGLARALVLDPQIILVDEPDSGLDPVRTTYLSQLLIDINSQIDATILIVTHNINLARTVPDNLGMLFRKQLVMFGPREVLLTSDEPVVHQFLNGSKIGPIGMSEEKDEAQMAHEQALVDAGHHHGGTDDVYGVVPQMQATPGLPFRQAVARRQARVRQILHTLPIEAQQSILASMEDDQATQVIPTYDDGGLGQSTYGHG from the coding sequence ATGGTGGGAGTCGAGGTAGCAGTCGAGGGACTCACGAAGTCTTTCGGCTCTCAGAAGATCTGGCAGGACGTGACGCTCACGCTGCCGGCCGGAGAGGTCAGTGCGCTGCTGGGCCCGTCCGGTACCGGTAAGTCGGTGTTCCTCAAGTCCCTGATCGGTCTGCTGCGGCCCGAAGAGGGGTCGATCGTCATCGACGGGACCGACATCCTGCAGTGCTCCTCCCGCGAACTGTACGAGATCCGGAAGCTGTTCGGCGTCCTGTTCCAGGATGGCGCGCTGTTCGGGTCGATGAACCTGTACGACAACGTGGCCTTCCCTTTGCGAGAGCACACCAAGAAGACCGAGTCCGAGATCCGCAAGATCGTCATGGAGAAGCTCGAGCTCAACGGCCTGGTCGGCGCGGAGGGCAAGCTCCCCGGCGAGATCTCCGGCGGTATGCGCAAGCGCGCCGGGCTCGCTCGTGCGCTGGTGCTCGATCCCCAGATCATCCTCGTCGACGAGCCGGACTCGGGTCTCGACCCGGTCCGCACGACATACCTCAGCCAGCTCCTGATCGACATCAACTCGCAGATCGACGCGACGATCCTGATCGTGACGCACAACATCAACCTGGCCCGTACCGTGCCCGACAACCTGGGCATGCTGTTCCGCAAGCAGCTCGTCATGTTCGGTCCGCGCGAGGTGCTGCTCACCAGCGACGAACCCGTCGTGCACCAGTTCCTCAACGGCTCCAAGATCGGCCCGATCGGCATGTCGGAGGAGAAGGACGAGGCCCAGATGGCGCACGAGCAGGCGCTCGTCGACGCCGGCCATCACCACGGCGGCACCGACGACGTCTACGGCGTGGTGCCGCAGATGCAGGCCACGCCGGGTCTGCCCTTCCGCCAGGCGGTCGCGCGGCGACAGGCCCGCGTCCGCCAGATCCTGCACACGCTGCCGATCGAGGCGCAGCAGAGCATCCTCGCGAGCATGGAGGACGATCAGGCCACCCAGGTGATCCCCACGTACGACGACGGAGGACTCGGACAGTCCACGTACGGGCACGGATAG
- the nusG gene encoding transcription termination/antitermination protein NusG has translation MSTPENDSDEALAEERVSAEAVTEDTENVVSVDETVEDDSADEQVEDGAVAEQAPEEAVDPVAEFKAALRRAPGDWYVIHSYAGYENKVKANLETRVQNLDVGDYIFQVEVPTEEVTEIKNGQRKQVNRKILPGYILVRMELNDESWGAVRNTPGVTGFVGATSRPSPLTLNEVVKFLMPQEGQKKPAAAAAAAGGEVAAPAATKPVIEVDFEVGESVTVMDGPFATLPASISEVNAEQQKLKVLVSIFGRETPVELSFNQVSKI, from the coding sequence GTGAGCACCCCCGAGAACGACTCTGACGAGGCTCTGGCCGAGGAGCGCGTTTCGGCCGAGGCGGTAACCGAAGACACCGAGAACGTCGTGTCTGTCGACGAGACGGTCGAGGACGACTCTGCGGATGAGCAGGTCGAGGACGGTGCCGTGGCGGAGCAGGCTCCCGAGGAAGCAGTCGATCCCGTTGCCGAGTTCAAGGCCGCGCTGCGTCGCGCCCCCGGTGACTGGTACGTCATCCACTCGTACGCTGGCTACGAGAACAAGGTGAAGGCCAACCTCGAGACCCGCGTCCAGAACCTCGACGTCGGTGACTACATCTTCCAGGTGGAGGTCCCCACCGAAGAGGTCACCGAGATCAAGAACGGTCAGCGCAAGCAGGTCAACCGCAAGATCCTGCCCGGCTACATCCTCGTTCGCATGGAGCTGAACGACGAGTCGTGGGGTGCGGTCCGCAACACCCCCGGCGTCACCGGTTTCGTCGGCGCCACGTCGCGTCCGTCGCCGCTCACGCTGAACGAGGTCGTGAAGTTCCTCATGCCGCAGGAGGGCCAGAAGAAGCCCGCCGCGGCCGCTGCCGCTGCCGGTGGCGAGGTCGCCGCGCCCGCCGCCACCAAGCCGGTCATCGAGGTCGACTTCGAGGTCGGCGAGTCGGTCACCGTCATGGACGGCCCGTTCGCGACCCTCCCGGCGAGCATCAGCGAGGTCAACGCCGAGCAGCAGAAGCTCAAGGTCCTCGTCTCGATCTTCGGTCGCGAGACCCCGGTGGAGCTGTCCTTCAACCAGGTCTCGAAGATCTAG
- the rplJ gene encoding 50S ribosomal protein L10, with translation MAKPEKVSAVAEITEQFKDSSAAVITEYRGLSVTSLTQLRRALGEGATYSVAKNTLVKRAAAEAGVEGLDDLFVGPTAIAFIKGEPVDAAKAIKAFAKDNKALVIKGGYMDGAALSVDQVNQIADLESREILLAKLAGAMKGNLAKAAGLFNAPASQVARLAAALQEKKAAEGGAAEAPADAAAE, from the coding sequence ATGGCAAAGCCTGAGAAGGTTTCTGCAGTTGCAGAGATCACCGAGCAGTTCAAGGACTCGTCCGCCGCCGTGATCACGGAATACCGTGGTCTGTCGGTTACGAGTCTGACGCAGCTGCGACGCGCTCTCGGAGAGGGTGCCACCTACTCCGTCGCCAAGAACACCCTGGTCAAGCGTGCCGCCGCTGAGGCGGGCGTCGAGGGTCTTGACGACCTGTTCGTCGGACCGACCGCCATTGCATTCATCAAGGGCGAGCCGGTCGACGCTGCCAAGGCCATCAAGGCCTTCGCTAAGGACAACAAGGCACTCGTCATCAAGGGCGGGTACATGGACGGCGCTGCGCTGTCCGTGGATCAGGTCAACCAGATCGCGGACCTCGAGTCCCGCGAGATCCTGTTGGCCAAGCTCGCCGGCGCGATGAAGGGCAACTTGGCAAAGGCCGCTGGCCTGTTCAACGCTCCCGCTTCGCAGGTGGCCCGTCTGGCCGCCGCGCTGCAGGAGAAGAAGGCTGCGGAGGGTGGGGCCGCCGAGGCTCCCGCCGACGCCGCTGCCGAATAG
- a CDS encoding aldehyde dehydrogenase: MAGLIEANETVKHPGMLFVGGEWVEPSTSARFDVVNPATEDVFLTVAEADAQDMSRAVDAARAAFDRGPWSRMTHAERAPYIHAIGAAIRERSAELGRIWTSEMGILAAVSTPASAGSGAVFDYYASLADSYEWVEQHQPSSERGVGLLVREPVGVVAAIIPWNSPLGLIANKVAPALIAGCTVVVKASPEAPGAAYVFAEIVEACGLPAGVVNVVTAEREVSELLVRNPGIDKVTFTGSTAAGRRIASLCGERIARCTLELGGKSAGVILDDYDLATAAQSIAQSARLMTGQVCASLTRIVVSRHRHDEFAEALGAAMSAIRVGDPFDPETEMGPLAMSRQLDKVEGLIAKGCEEGATLVTGGRRPAHLERGFFIEPTVFGNVDNDSTIAREEIFGPVVSVIAADDENHAVDIANDTIYGLNASVFTHDIERAWAVSRQLRSGTVGHNGFKTDFGIAFGGFKQSGVGREGGLDGLQPYLEAKTVLLDSMPSSVENVR, translated from the coding sequence ATGGCAGGTCTGATCGAAGCAAACGAGACGGTGAAGCACCCCGGAATGCTGTTCGTCGGCGGAGAGTGGGTCGAGCCGTCGACGTCCGCCCGGTTCGACGTCGTCAACCCGGCCACCGAGGACGTGTTCCTCACCGTCGCCGAGGCGGACGCACAGGACATGTCGCGTGCCGTGGACGCGGCCCGGGCCGCGTTCGATCGCGGCCCCTGGTCACGCATGACGCACGCCGAGCGCGCCCCGTACATCCACGCGATCGGTGCCGCCATCCGGGAGCGCAGCGCCGAACTCGGCCGGATCTGGACCAGCGAGATGGGCATCCTCGCCGCCGTGTCCACGCCCGCCTCGGCGGGTTCCGGCGCCGTCTTCGACTACTACGCGAGCCTCGCCGACAGCTACGAGTGGGTCGAGCAGCACCAGCCCAGTTCGGAGCGCGGCGTCGGCCTGCTCGTCCGCGAGCCGGTCGGTGTGGTGGCCGCGATCATCCCGTGGAACAGCCCGCTGGGCCTCATCGCGAACAAGGTCGCCCCGGCGCTCATCGCGGGCTGCACCGTCGTCGTGAAGGCCTCGCCCGAGGCCCCGGGCGCCGCGTACGTCTTCGCGGAGATCGTCGAGGCATGCGGGCTGCCCGCGGGGGTCGTCAACGTCGTGACGGCCGAACGGGAGGTGTCGGAGCTGCTGGTCCGCAACCCCGGCATCGACAAGGTCACGTTCACCGGCTCCACGGCGGCCGGGCGCCGGATCGCGTCGCTGTGCGGTGAGCGGATCGCCCGCTGCACGCTCGAGCTCGGCGGCAAGTCCGCCGGCGTCATCCTCGACGACTACGACCTCGCGACGGCCGCGCAGTCCATCGCCCAGTCGGCGCGGCTCATGACCGGCCAGGTGTGCGCGTCGCTCACCCGCATCGTCGTCAGCCGCCACCGTCACGACGAGTTCGCCGAGGCCCTCGGCGCCGCGATGTCCGCGATCCGGGTCGGTGACCCGTTCGATCCCGAGACCGAGATGGGCCCGCTCGCGATGTCCCGGCAGCTCGACAAGGTCGAGGGCCTCATCGCGAAGGGCTGCGAGGAGGGCGCGACGCTCGTGACCGGCGGCCGCCGTCCCGCGCACCTCGAGCGCGGCTTCTTCATCGAGCCGACGGTGTTCGGCAACGTCGACAACGACTCCACCATCGCCCGCGAGGAGATTTTCGGGCCGGTCGTCAGCGTCATCGCGGCCGACGACGAGAACCACGCCGTCGACATCGCGAACGACACGATCTACGGCCTCAACGCGTCGGTGTTCACGCACGACATCGAGCGGGCGTGGGCGGTGTCGCGGCAGCTGCGTTCGGGCACGGTGGGGCACAACGGGTTCAAGACCGACTTCGGCATCGCGTTCGGCGGGTTCAAGCAGTCCGGCGTGGGGCGCGAGGGCGGCCTCGACGGCCTCCAGCCGTACCTGGAGGCCAAGACGGTGCTCCTGGACTCGATGCCGTCGAGTGTGGAGAACGTGCGGTGA
- the hadA gene encoding (3R)-hydroxyacyl-ACP dehydratase subunit HadA, which yields MVGHHYRVTDFYEIGREKIREYARAVLDAHPAHHDEDAAKGLGYDGLIAPLTFVSIVGMLAQRKLFEEVVTGYDLSQIMQTDQRLVFHRPLKAGDRLICDVYLESFRQVAGSDIIVTKNIISEVNGELVQTTWTTLVARSGGEVDENIAHAVKDVMMHVAP from the coding sequence ATGGTCGGACACCACTACCGCGTGACCGATTTCTACGAGATCGGCCGGGAGAAGATTCGCGAGTACGCCCGTGCAGTGCTCGATGCTCATCCCGCTCATCACGACGAGGATGCGGCCAAGGGTCTCGGTTACGACGGCCTGATCGCGCCACTGACCTTCGTCTCGATCGTCGGCATGCTCGCCCAGCGCAAGCTGTTCGAGGAGGTCGTAACCGGTTACGACCTCAGCCAGATCATGCAGACCGATCAGCGACTCGTGTTCCACAGGCCGCTGAAGGCCGGTGACCGGTTGATCTGCGACGTGTACCTGGAATCGTTCCGCCAGGTAGCGGGCAGCGACATCATCGTCACCAAGAACATCATCTCCGAGGTGAACGGCGAACTGGTCCAGACCACCTGGACCACGCTCGTCGCCCGCTCCGGGGGTGAAGTGGACGAGAACATCGCGCACGCGGTCAAGGATGTGATGATGCATGTCGCTCCGTAG
- a CDS encoding MlaE family ABC transporter permease: MTIARGRGDYALIRARRLARKPLDVLDNAGEQMSFYSRAIAWTPRTLRRYRKEMLRLLAEVTFGSGALAVIGGTIGVIVMMSGFTGVVVGLQGFAALDQIGSSVLTGFLSAYVNTREIAPVVAALALSATVGCGFTAQLGAMRISEEIDALEVMAVPSVPFLVTTRMIAGFVAVIPLYIVGLLAAYLASRVVSTVFNGQSTGSYDHYFNLFLPPEDVLWSFGKVLVFAFVLILIHCYYGFHARGGPAGVGVAVGHAVRTALVTIAVLDFFLSLAIWGTTTTVRVAG; this comes from the coding sequence ATGACGATCGCACGTGGTCGCGGCGACTACGCACTGATCCGGGCGCGCCGCTTGGCGCGTAAACCGCTCGACGTGCTCGACAACGCCGGCGAGCAGATGTCGTTCTACTCGCGGGCCATCGCGTGGACGCCGCGGACGTTGCGCCGCTACCGCAAGGAGATGCTGCGACTGCTCGCCGAGGTGACCTTCGGCAGCGGCGCGCTCGCGGTGATCGGCGGCACCATCGGCGTCATCGTGATGATGTCCGGCTTCACCGGCGTCGTCGTCGGTCTGCAGGGGTTCGCCGCCCTCGACCAGATCGGCAGCTCCGTACTGACCGGCTTCCTGTCGGCGTACGTCAACACGCGCGAGATCGCGCCGGTCGTCGCGGCACTTGCGCTGTCGGCCACGGTCGGCTGTGGTTTCACCGCCCAGCTCGGTGCGATGCGCATCTCGGAGGAGATCGACGCGCTCGAGGTGATGGCGGTGCCCAGCGTGCCGTTCCTGGTCACGACCCGGATGATCGCCGGCTTCGTCGCGGTGATCCCGCTGTACATCGTCGGTCTGCTCGCCGCGTACCTCGCGTCGCGCGTGGTCAGCACCGTGTTCAACGGTCAGTCCACCGGCTCGTACGACCACTACTTCAACCTGTTCCTGCCGCCCGAGGACGTGTTGTGGTCCTTCGGCAAGGTGCTGGTGTTCGCGTTCGTCCTGATCCTCATCCACTGCTACTACGGGTTCCACGCCCGCGGCGGCCCGGCCGGCGTCGGCGTCGCGGTCGGCCACGCCGTGCGCACCGCCCTCGTCACCATCGCCGTCCTGGACTTCTTCCTGAGCCTCGCGATCTGGGGCACGACGACCACGGTGCGGGTGGCCGGATGA